The following are from one region of the Leptospira yasudae genome:
- a CDS encoding DJ-1/PfpI family protein, whose protein sequence is MKATQFNFHSPVLVLETFRKFGTRFAQLRIAFLLLGIVAILSCSVFADQRQTEITGPDRKDAIHVSEKIPAYQSRFGRTRPVVAVVGDNYMTELTDYVIPYSVLTRSQSADVFAIGTDSGIMNLYPALKIRPQESIASFDSRFPEGADYVVVPAVHHSDSPVLLHWLNRQASKGATVIGVCDGVWVVANAGLLKGKKATGFWYSLNDLEKKFKDTKWVRNRRYIADGNVITTTAVTASIPVSLALVEAIAGKDRASKVARELGVSDWNPAHDSNRFRLTIGSVYTILSNTVSFWSHEEIGIGVAPGVDEIKLALVADAYSRTYRSQAVSFAASQDTIRTANGLNLIPDRVFGKDDAADRMLAEFDSAPAVTALDKTLSQIAEIYGRSTAAFVALILEYPQY, encoded by the coding sequence ATGAAAGCAACTCAGTTCAACTTCCATTCTCCCGTTCTCGTCCTCGAAACGTTCCGTAAATTCGGGACGCGGTTCGCGCAATTGCGGATCGCGTTTCTTCTTTTAGGAATCGTTGCGATTCTTTCTTGTTCGGTCTTTGCCGATCAACGTCAAACGGAAATTACCGGACCGGATCGCAAAGATGCGATTCATGTATCGGAAAAAATCCCCGCGTATCAAAGTAGGTTCGGAAGAACTCGTCCGGTTGTCGCTGTAGTCGGTGACAACTATATGACCGAACTTACGGATTATGTAATTCCGTATTCGGTTTTAACTCGTTCTCAGTCGGCCGATGTGTTCGCGATCGGAACCGATTCGGGAATTATGAATCTATATCCCGCTCTTAAAATACGACCGCAAGAATCAATCGCTTCATTTGACTCACGATTTCCCGAGGGCGCGGATTATGTGGTGGTTCCTGCGGTTCATCATTCCGATTCTCCCGTGCTTTTGCATTGGTTGAATCGACAAGCATCCAAGGGAGCGACTGTCATCGGAGTTTGCGACGGAGTTTGGGTCGTAGCCAACGCGGGATTGTTAAAGGGAAAGAAGGCCACCGGATTTTGGTATTCGTTAAACGACTTGGAAAAGAAATTCAAGGACACGAAGTGGGTTCGGAATCGAAGATATATCGCGGACGGAAACGTCATAACGACAACCGCCGTTACGGCCTCGATTCCGGTTTCGCTCGCTCTGGTTGAAGCGATAGCGGGTAAGGATCGTGCGTCGAAAGTCGCCCGAGAACTCGGCGTGTCCGATTGGAATCCGGCCCATGACAGTAATCGATTTCGCTTAACAATCGGCTCGGTTTATACGATTCTTTCCAACACCGTTTCTTTTTGGTCTCACGAAGAGATCGGAATCGGCGTCGCTCCGGGTGTGGACGAAATCAAGTTGGCCTTGGTTGCGGACGCGTATTCGAGAACGTATCGTTCTCAGGCGGTTTCGTTTGCAGCGTCTCAGGATACGATTCGGACGGCGAACGGTTTGAATCTGATTCCCGATCGAGTTTTCGGAAAGGACGACGCGGCCGATCGAATGTTGGCGGAGTTCGATTCCGCTCCGGCGGTCACGGCTCTGGATAAAACCCTGTCGCAGATCGCGGAGATTTACGGACGTTCCACCGCGGCATTCGTGGCTTTGATCCTAGAATACCCGCAATATTGA
- a CDS encoding LIC12353 family lipoprotein, producing the protein MNHKIGYILILLYSILSIGCGSNLRGKPIPPNPDLAGFYISSESAEWAKNDKMRIEVLSIFPKANGDLSFERKLIVRLSFIASDNREEWRIRTGGVVTSDTEILLQESLYQEYHQLHMGARESDPTKWKLSEMGAASKVREVGNVTASGNLLGEISPDGKSLKFGKNVFTKIGEPFQGRITTTVNQKSVTVDNEIAGVVFYKSSATSDEKIVAVFSKTELIKAGMIFLVGKDQVPYKVSEVFQQSCVLEPVDVKKIAVFSVGSPVLLKGTIDRKAVNKRATADELIRKLKSDPNVSKEELIREIEKLKNER; encoded by the coding sequence ATGAACCACAAAATCGGATATATTCTAATTTTATTATATAGCATCTTGTCGATCGGTTGCGGAAGCAACCTCAGAGGGAAACCCATTCCTCCGAATCCGGACTTAGCCGGTTTCTATATTTCTTCGGAAAGCGCGGAATGGGCTAAAAACGATAAGATGAGAATCGAAGTCTTAAGCATTTTCCCGAAGGCGAACGGCGATCTTTCCTTTGAAAGAAAGCTGATCGTTCGACTCAGTTTTATCGCGAGCGATAACCGAGAAGAGTGGAGAATTCGAACGGGCGGAGTCGTCACAAGCGATACCGAAATTCTTCTGCAGGAATCCTTGTATCAGGAATATCACCAACTTCACATGGGCGCCCGAGAATCCGATCCGACAAAATGGAAACTGAGCGAGATGGGCGCCGCTTCGAAAGTCAGAGAAGTGGGTAACGTTACGGCCAGCGGAAATCTTTTGGGGGAAATCTCTCCAGACGGAAAGTCTTTGAAGTTCGGCAAGAACGTCTTTACGAAAATCGGAGAACCGTTTCAAGGGAGAATCACGACGACCGTGAATCAAAAAAGCGTCACGGTCGACAATGAAATCGCCGGAGTCGTTTTTTATAAATCATCCGCGACCTCGGATGAAAAAATCGTGGCCGTGTTTTCCAAAACCGAATTGATCAAAGCCGGTATGATCTTCCTCGTAGGCAAGGATCAAGTTCCGTACAAAGTTTCGGAAGTGTTTCAGCAATCCTGCGTACTAGAACCCGTGGACGTAAAAAAGATCGCCGTCTTTTCCGTAGGTTCGCCGGTTCTTCTCAAAGGAACGATCGACCGGAAAGCCGTTAACAAAAGAGCCACGGCCGACGAGCTGATCCGAAAATTAAAGTCGGACCCGAACGTCAGCAAGGAAGAACTCATCCGAGAAATCGAAAAATTGAAAAACGAAAGATAA
- a CDS encoding DNA alkylation repair protein, giving the protein MTSAKNFGKAGDVQKALQKLSDPIKADFLTRFFKTGPGEYAEGDVFLGIVVPDQRKIAKAHKDLPLEEIELLLRSPIHEERLTSLFILCNRFAKANETERKALHAFYLKHLKHVDNWDLVDLSSRVLIGEFLLDKDRKILYKLSESSNLWERRISILSTYAFIRNGDFKDTLKISKLLLNDSEDLIHKGVGWMLREVGNRDLKTETDFLDKYAEQMPRTMLRYAIEKLPEALKRKYMNSGKKENSSPKKKVSKKLSGRTAKKKVS; this is encoded by the coding sequence ATGACAAGCGCAAAGAATTTTGGAAAGGCCGGAGACGTTCAAAAGGCTCTTCAGAAATTGAGCGATCCGATCAAGGCGGATTTTTTAACCCGATTTTTCAAAACGGGTCCGGGAGAATATGCGGAAGGCGACGTATTTCTCGGCATCGTCGTTCCCGACCAAAGAAAGATCGCAAAAGCCCATAAGGATCTTCCTTTAGAGGAGATCGAACTTCTTCTGCGCTCTCCGATTCACGAGGAAAGACTTACGTCCTTGTTCATTCTTTGTAATCGATTTGCCAAAGCGAACGAAACGGAAAGAAAAGCGCTGCATGCGTTTTATCTGAAACATCTAAAACACGTCGATAATTGGGATTTGGTGGATCTGAGTTCACGGGTTTTGATCGGAGAATTTCTTTTGGACAAGGATCGAAAGATTCTCTATAAACTTTCCGAATCCTCGAATCTTTGGGAACGCAGGATTTCGATTTTATCCACATACGCATTCATTCGAAACGGAGACTTCAAAGATACATTAAAAATCTCTAAACTACTTTTGAACGATTCCGAGGATCTCATCCACAAAGGGGTCGGCTGGATGTTGCGCGAAGTCGGAAATCGCGACCTCAAAACGGAGACCGATTTTCTGGACAAATACGCGGAGCAAATGCCGCGAACCATGCTTCGTTATGCGATCGAAAAACTCCCCGAAGCTCTCAAAAGGAAATATATGAATTCCGGCAAAAAAGAGAATTCTTCCCCGAAAAAGAAGGTTTCAAAGAAGCTTTCGGGACGGACCGCAAAAAAGAAAGTCTCCTAA
- a CDS encoding rhodanese-related sulfurtransferase, giving the protein MANREDSQKKTQTKKRPLHNIYGKEILKQRLEAENFPRTTLSFYRYVILENVEELRNVLYLEWEALGVLGRIYIAREGINAQLSVPSHNMESFRKNLDSRESFRDMPFKIAVEDDHESFLKLDLKVRKKIVADGLDDDAFDVTNVGKHLSAEEFNRHLEDQNAIVVDVRNHYESEIGHFENAILPQSDTFREELQMLLELLNGKEDQKILMYCTGGIRCEKASAWLKHHGYKDVNQLHGGIISYAHEVSQKGLESKFKGKNFVFDGRLQESIGTEVISVCHQCGEKSDRHVNCANPGCHILFIQCEKCSTAFEGCCTEECRTILHLPKEQQKEMRKGKLNDNRFFTKSRIRPKVSELYLNQKPFETA; this is encoded by the coding sequence ATGGCAAATCGGGAAGATTCTCAAAAGAAGACGCAAACAAAGAAACGTCCTCTTCATAACATCTACGGAAAAGAGATTCTAAAACAGCGTCTCGAAGCGGAGAATTTCCCGAGAACCACTCTTTCCTTCTATCGTTATGTCATTTTGGAAAACGTGGAAGAGCTTCGAAACGTTCTCTATTTGGAATGGGAAGCTCTCGGCGTTCTGGGAAGAATTTATATCGCGAGAGAAGGAATCAACGCACAGCTTTCCGTTCCATCCCACAATATGGAATCCTTTCGTAAGAATTTGGATTCTCGCGAATCGTTCCGGGACATGCCGTTTAAGATCGCCGTCGAAGACGATCATGAGTCCTTTTTAAAACTCGATCTAAAAGTAAGAAAGAAAATCGTAGCCGACGGATTGGACGACGACGCGTTCGATGTGACTAACGTTGGAAAACATCTTTCCGCGGAGGAATTCAACCGTCACCTCGAGGATCAAAATGCAATCGTAGTCGACGTAAGAAACCACTACGAGAGCGAGATCGGTCATTTTGAAAACGCGATTCTTCCGCAATCCGATACGTTCCGCGAAGAATTGCAGATGCTTCTGGAACTTTTAAACGGAAAAGAAGATCAGAAAATTCTAATGTATTGCACCGGCGGAATCCGCTGCGAAAAGGCGAGCGCGTGGTTGAAACATCACGGCTACAAGGACGTGAATCAGCTTCACGGAGGAATTATTTCCTACGCGCACGAGGTTTCGCAGAAAGGTCTCGAATCCAAATTCAAAGGAAAAAATTTCGTGTTCGACGGTCGCCTTCAGGAATCCATCGGAACGGAAGTGATTTCCGTTTGTCATCAATGCGGTGAAAAGAGCGACAGACACGTCAACTGCGCCAACCCGGGATGTCATATTCTTTTCATTCAATGCGAGAAATGTTCGACCGCGTTCGAGGGATGTTGCACGGAAGAATGCAGAACGATTCTTCATTTACCCAAAGAACAACAAAAGGAAATGAGAAAGGGCAAGTTGAACGACAATCGTTTCTTTACTAAGTCCAGAATTCGTCCGAAAGTTTCCGAGTTGTATCTGAATCAGAAACCTTTCGAAACGGCCTGA
- a CDS encoding bile acid:sodium symporter family protein, whose product MTELDAVRINFNESGLVFLNILLGLIMYGIALDLRLEDFKLLFEKPRASLTGIISQFVFFPFATYLLLWILNPPPGVALGMLLVAACPGGNISNFITSVAKGNTALSISLTAFSSALAIVATPFNFFFWGNLYPPVQATLKEISLNPWDVFRAILVILLIPIALGLLTQRYLPKITKKIEKPIKILSALIFAAFLVIALAANFSVFLKVINKVFLYVFLMNSTGFLLGYFFAKLMRLDEKDARCISIETGIQNSGLGLVLIFAFFGGQGSMAIIAATWGIWHAIAGITLAWFWSKRTSSLGVQAVSKGF is encoded by the coding sequence ATGACGGAACTCGACGCGGTTCGGATCAACTTCAACGAAAGCGGTTTAGTTTTTTTGAATATTCTTCTGGGGCTGATCATGTACGGGATCGCCTTGGATCTCAGATTGGAAGACTTTAAACTGCTCTTCGAAAAACCGCGTGCGTCTTTAACCGGAATTATTTCCCAGTTCGTTTTCTTTCCGTTTGCGACGTATCTTCTGCTTTGGATCTTAAATCCGCCTCCGGGAGTGGCTCTCGGAATGCTTCTCGTAGCGGCTTGTCCGGGCGGAAACATCTCGAACTTTATCACCTCGGTCGCCAAGGGAAACACCGCGCTTTCCATTTCTCTGACGGCTTTTTCCTCCGCGCTTGCGATCGTCGCGACTCCGTTCAACTTCTTCTTCTGGGGAAATTTATATCCTCCCGTTCAGGCCACATTGAAGGAAATCAGCCTCAATCCGTGGGATGTCTTTCGAGCGATTTTGGTGATTCTTTTGATTCCGATCGCATTGGGGCTTTTAACGCAGAGATACTTACCGAAAATTACGAAGAAGATCGAAAAACCGATCAAAATTCTTTCCGCGCTGATCTTTGCCGCGTTTCTTGTGATCGCACTCGCAGCAAATTTTTCGGTCTTTTTAAAAGTGATCAACAAGGTCTTTCTTTACGTTTTTCTAATGAACTCGACCGGGTTTTTACTGGGATATTTTTTCGCAAAGCTCATGCGCTTGGATGAAAAGGACGCGCGCTGCATTTCCATCGAAACCGGAATCCAAAATTCGGGACTTGGTCTCGTATTGATCTTCGCGTTTTTCGGCGGTCAGGGAAGTATGGCGATCATCGCGGCGACTTGGGGAATCTGGCACGCGATCGCTGGTATCACTCTCGCGTGGTTCTGGTCCAAGAGAACTTCGTCTCTCGGAGTTCAGGCCGTTTCGAAAGGTTTCTGA
- a CDS encoding TauD/TfdA family dioxygenase: protein MATKTLSKPKAKSKTQTKPKSKTTSARNTKSKSVSTLSKGFIDSKNPLPVVYQPNTADQKSKQALIQWIKSNKRALTEDLKQYGAILFRGFDVASPQDFEDVIFNVDSNLKNNYLGTSPRNQVTKYAFTATELPPAYPIMQHAEMSFLDSPPRKLFFYCGRAPGRFGETPITDLRKVLQEVPQSIRDKFETNKIRYSRVYDGPSNKSRFQFWKTKRWDEMFQTTDRAEVEKISKKQNFNVEWYGEDNLRLVNTTLAIRKHPEFKSLAWHNHSQVFHIDAARKEYWRIFARQKTIRGFFVGIALEILTFLKKITTKKEYLDTHCSYGNGQEISSSELKQIQDAFWNNISLFSWQNGDVLVIDNYSVSHGRHPFSGPREIFVAWAD, encoded by the coding sequence ATGGCAACCAAAACTCTATCCAAACCCAAAGCAAAAAGTAAGACACAAACGAAACCGAAATCTAAAACGACATCCGCTCGAAATACGAAATCAAAGTCAGTCTCCACTTTATCCAAAGGATTTATAGATTCTAAAAATCCGCTACCTGTCGTTTATCAACCGAACACGGCCGACCAAAAAAGCAAACAGGCTTTGATTCAATGGATCAAGTCCAACAAACGCGCGTTAACCGAAGACCTCAAACAATACGGCGCGATTCTTTTTAGAGGCTTCGACGTGGCTTCTCCTCAGGATTTCGAGGACGTAATCTTCAACGTGGATTCCAACTTGAAGAACAACTACTTGGGAACTTCCCCCCGCAATCAAGTTACGAAATACGCATTCACTGCAACCGAACTTCCTCCCGCATATCCGATCATGCAGCACGCTGAAATGAGCTTTCTCGATTCTCCTCCTCGGAAACTTTTTTTCTATTGCGGCAGAGCTCCCGGTCGATTCGGAGAAACTCCGATCACCGATTTAAGAAAGGTTCTTCAGGAAGTTCCTCAATCCATCCGCGATAAGTTCGAAACGAATAAAATCCGTTATTCAAGAGTGTACGACGGACCTTCCAACAAATCCCGTTTTCAGTTTTGGAAAACTAAACGCTGGGACGAAATGTTCCAGACCACCGATCGTGCGGAAGTGGAAAAGATTTCCAAAAAACAAAACTTCAACGTGGAATGGTACGGAGAAGACAATCTCAGACTCGTCAATACTACATTAGCGATTCGTAAACATCCGGAATTCAAATCTCTGGCTTGGCACAATCATTCGCAGGTGTTCCACATCGACGCGGCGCGGAAAGAATACTGGAGAATCTTCGCTCGTCAAAAAACGATCCGCGGTTTTTTCGTCGGGATCGCACTCGAAATTCTAACGTTCTTAAAAAAGATCACTACGAAAAAGGAATACTTGGACACACACTGCTCGTATGGAAACGGTCAGGAGATTTCCTCTTCCGAACTGAAACAGATTCAGGACGCTTTCTGGAACAACATCTCCCTTTTCTCTTGGCAAAACGGAGACGTGCTGGTGATCGACAACTATTCGGTTTCCCACGGAAGACATCCGTTTTCCGGTCCTAGAGAAATCTTCGTGGCTTGGGCGGATTAA